DNA sequence from the bacterium genome:
GCCCCGCCCTGTTCAAGTTCCTCAAGGACCTGGCCGCCAACAACGACCGGGATTGGTTTCAGGCCAACAAGGAACGCTACGAGGACGAGCTGCGCGAGCCCGCTCGCACCTTCATCAGTGACTTCGGACCGCAACTCAGAAAGATCAGTCCACACTTTCGCGCCGACCCGCGCAAGGTGGGCGGTTCGCTTTTCCGAATCCACCGTGACGTCCGCTTCTCCAAGGACAAGAGTCCGTACAAGACCCACACCGGCATCCAGTTCCGCCACAAGGCCGGGAAGGACGCCCATGCCCCGGGGTTCTACCTGCATCTCGAGCCCGGCAGCTGTTTCGCCGGCGTGGGCATCTGGCATCCGGACGGCGAATCCACCAAGAAGATCCGCAGCTTCCTGGTCGAAAACACCAGCCGCTGGAAGGGGACCACCGGCGCCAAGCGTTTTCGCGAGACTTTCGAGCTGACCGGCGACAGTCTCAAGCGCCCACCTCGCGGCATCGATCCGGACCATCCCCTGATCGAGGATCTGAAGCGCAAGGACTTCATCGGCGTCCACAAGATCAGCCAGAAGGACATCACCGCCCCGAGCTTCTTGACGCACTACACCGACCTGTGCCGAACCGGCAGCGCCTTCGTCAAAGCTCTGTGTGAGGCCGTGGGCGTCGACTACTAGCCGCCGGGGGAGCTTTCGCGCACCGGCGGCGGCAAACGCCAAACCGTCAGATCCAGGGTGGACTCGGCCCCGGGAGTCTGGCCGGCACCAGCCGAGCCGAGCTGGGCCCGGAGCCGGGACTCGAGCTCTTTGCCGATCAGCACGGCCGAGCCGTTACCTTCGATCAGAACCTCGATACCGGACCGGTCGTCGACCACTCCGGCATAGCCGCCCTGCCGTCGGCCATACCGCCGGGCCTCGATCGCGGATATGGCCAGCTCCATCAGTGCTCGATTGGTGCGCAGAGTCACGATGACAGAGCGTAGGTTCGGCATCATCATGTCGACGACCATTCCAGCCACCGGCAGATCAGGCTCCCCCTGCAACTTTGTCTCGCTCAACAGCTCCTCGAACGGCCTCTCGCTCCAGCTTTTCAACTCCACCCAGCGCGAAGCCAGGGCCGCAGCGACGCGTTTAGAGAACGCCGCTTGCAGGAGACGGCGCCCGGTTGACGCCGGGCCCGGTAGGTCCTTCTTGAGCAACCGAAGTCCGAGCGCGCCTTCGGCGGCGATCGCCCATCCAACCCGGTCGACCGCCGCGCTTCTCTCGAGCTCGACTTTCAAGGTCTCCAGCAGATCGTCACTTGTCTCCGGACTCGAGAGCGCGGCTTGGACGACCTCGAGTCGGAATCGCTCCACCGCCGCAGCGGTGATCGAACCGAACAGGTGCGGTTGGGCATACAGACACTCGGCGAGGGTGTCCAGGATGCGATAGGCGGCCGCGATTCGCCCGTCGTCGCCGTCGACGACGCCGACGAAGCCGAGAAGGCGAATCAGCCGCGCGGCCTTGACCGCCGCCAAGGAAGCGTCGGCGTCCACTTCGAAGGAAGCGTCGGCGTCCACTTCGGTCGCCGCCTGCCAGACGCAGCTCGGGAGCTCGGACGCCGCCGCCAGATCGTCGATCGCCTCGGCGTGGTCCGCGAGAGCGTCCCGGGCGGAGGCTTCGGTGGCCGGCGACCAGGCCGCCGGCTGTGGAGCGCGGGACCATTGGTTCAACTCGACATCCGACACCGCGGAACGGAAGGCAGCCACGGCGTTCTCGGCGTCGGGGACCGGAGCCCTCGAGTAGTCCCAATGGTCTGCCGAGCCTACGTACGTCTCGAATCCTCGGACCGCCTCCTCGTAGGAACGCGCCGAGTGCCAGGCGAATAGGCCGGTGAGGCCAGCGACGAGCACCACAGCCCAGGCGACCCATACCAGGATGCGGCGCATGGAAATTCGGTCCCACTTCATTTCTTCCACCGGCGAGTCACTGCGCCGGGATTCTACCGGTATCATCCCACCTCATCGACTATCGAAGTCCGCTGGAATCCCTCGAATCCAAGGAGGAGTGGTTCGCCATGACCGACCCATCGCACTCGAGCCGCACGAGCCGCACGAGCCGTCCCGTTCGTGCGCTCCTGCTGAGCCTCCCGACGGCCTGTCTGCTCGCGGCCGCCTTGCAGGCGTCCGACTTGACCTACGAGTCCGTGATCGGGCGCCCACAGGGCCGGAGAATCACGGTGCATCAAGAGATGGTCGCCTACCTCGAGACCCTGGCCGAAGCGTCCCCCAGAGTCACGCTGATCGATCAGGGCAGTTCCTGGGAAGGCAGGAGGCTGCCGCTGGCGATCGTCACATCCGAGGCTAACCATGGCCGGCTGGAAGAGATCCAAGAGCGAGCCCGGAAGCTGGCCGATCCGAGAAACCTCTCGGTCTCGGACGCGACCTCACTCATCGCCGACCAGCCGGCACTTGCCTGGCTGGGTGGCTCGATTCACGGTTTCGAGCTTTCCGGAGCCGAGGGGGTTCTGAAGCTACTCGAGCGCCTGGTCACGGGCGACGATGAAGAGACTCGCGAGGTGCTCGAGAACGTCGTCGTCCTGCTCGACCCGATGCTCAATCCCGACGGCCGCGACGCCTTCGCCCATCACAACCATCGCCGGCTCGGAAGCTCGCCCGTCTCCGAGCGCGACGATTGGGGCAATGATTTCAACTTCTGGGAAGCAATCTCGTTTCGCACCGGCCACTACTTCTTCGATACCAATCGCGACTGGTGGGCGCACACGCAGCGGGAAACGCAGGCTCGAGTCCCGACGCTGCAGGCCTGGCGCCCGCAGGTGATCGTGGACCTCCACGAGATGGGCTCGGATGTCGAGTTCTATTTCGATCCCGCGACCGACCCGTACGGCCCCTACTTCCCGGATTTCGCCCGCAGCTGGTTCGCGCGCTTCGGCAAGGCCCATGCTCGAGCCTTCGATCAAGCCGGCTTCGAGTACATGACGCGCGAGCGCTACAACTACTTCTACCCGGGCTACACGACCTCCTATGGCAGCTATCAGGGCGCCGTGGGCATGCTCTACGAGCAGGGGTCATCACGCGGCCTGGCCATAACGCGGGCCGATGACAGTGTGCGCACGCTGACCGACGCTTTCGGCCAGCAGTACACCGCCGCCTGGGCGGCGGTGCGGCTCGCGGCGACGAGCCGAGAAGCCCTGCTGACCGAATACGTCCAGGCGGCTCGAGACGCCATCGAGGACGGCCGTCGTGGAATTGTGCGGTACCTGCTGGGGCCCGACGGCGATCCCCATCTGGTGCGTGAGGTCGCCGAGCTTCTGACTCGAAACGGCGTCGAAGTCGGCCGGCTCGCGGCCGACGTCCAGCTTGCCGATGTTCGCGACCGTACCGGAGCCGAGATCGGGCGCAAGCGTTTTCCGGCCGGCACTTGGGTCGTCGAGGCCGCTCAGCCGCGAAATCGTCTGATCCGGGTTTTGCTCGAACCGGACCTGCCGATCTCGGAGAAGTTCCTCGCCCAGGCAAGAGAGCGGCTCGACCGGGGCGGCAACCCGCGCTTCTATGACATCACGGCCTGGTCTCTGCCGCTGCTGTTCGATATCGAGGGTTACTCGACTACCGACGACTCGTCGCTCGAGGTCTCGAGCACCCCGACCGCCCGGCGCGAGTTTCCTGAGAATCCCACCTACGGCTGGGTTATTGACGGCGGTCAAGCGGCGAGCCTCGCGGCGCTGTATCACCTCAAGGCGGCGGGTCACCGTGGCTCGGTCGTCCTCAGACCCTCACGGGTCGGCGAGCGGACCTTTGCCGGCGGCTCGATTGTGGTTCGTGCCGGCCAGAACGACGACACGGTCGCGGGCGACCTACGCCGCCTCGCCGAACGCTACGAGCTCGAGGTCGCGGGCGTCGACACCGGCCTCTCCGAAGAAGGCTACCCCTCGCTTGGCTCAGGTGACGACAGCTTCGTGGTCAAGGAGCCGAGGATCGCGATCCTGGCCGAGCAACCGGTCCACGGCTACTCGTTCGGCTGGGCCTGGTACACCCTCGACCAACAATACGGAATCCCGACCTCCACCCGGCGGGTCTCGACCCTGGCCTCGACTCCCCTCGACCGCTACAACGTCCTGGTTCTTCCACACCTCTTCTCCGCCGAAGAGCTCGCCCACCGCATGGGAGACAAAGGCATCGAGCGAATCAAGAGCTGGGTCGAAGACGGTGGAACTCTGGTAGCCCTGGGCGCGAGCGTCGACTTCGTCCGCGAGCGGCTCGCGCTCATTCAGCTGCGCTCTTTCTACGACCGGGACAAAAAGGAGGACGCCGAGGCCAAGGAAGGCGAGCTCCCGCACAAGATCACCGCGCCGGGTGCCCTCGTGCGTGTCGATCTGGACGGCGAGTCCTGGCTCGCGGCCGGCTACGACAGCTACCTGCCGGCACTGGTCGCTTCCGACCGGGTCCTTCTGGCTCCCGAGGGACCGCCGGACGCAAAGCAGCGCGTCGTCGGTCGGTACGCCGAGGGCGAGGCCCTCCGTCTGTCGGGCCATCTCTGGCCGGAGAACGAAGAGCGGCTTGCGGGGGCCGTTTTCGCCTACGAGGAGCGAGTGGGACGCGGCCGAGTGATCGCGTTCGCCGAGGACCTCAACTTTCGTGCCTACTGGCGCGGCGCCAACCGTCTGTTTCTGAACGCCGTCGTACTCGGCCCCAGCGCACCTTGACCGAGATTCGGAGAAACCCATGCTCGAGCTCATCTGCACCCGAACCTGAAGCACCTGTCGCAAGGCGGTCGCCTTGCTAGAAGAACACGGAATCGACTTCGACTACCGCGAGTACCGCAAGGAGCCTCTCAGTGAAGCCGAGATCCGACATGTGCTCGCCCTACTGGAGGTCGGGCCGAAGGACGTTCTGAGGCGTCGCGACAAGGCCTTTCGCGAGCTCGGACTCTCGGGAGACGAACCCGACTCCATCCTGATCGCGCACATGGCCGCACACCCGACGCTCCTCCAGCGGCCGATCGGAGTGGTTGGCGACCGCGCGGTGATCGGGAGACCGGTCGAGAACCTGCTTTCGCTCGTCGATTGAGCCGCCACACGGCGTTGCGTGAGGCGACCTTTGCCTACCCTCTAGCGCTACAAGCAACGCTACGCCCTCACACCTCGCTACTGTACATGTCAGGCCGGCCGCGTGCCTCCTGGAGCGAAGCCTCTCCGCGCGAGCGGAAGGAGGGCACCGGCGGCCTGCTATCGGTTCGCGCAGCCGCAGAGATGCCGGCTCGAGCCAGGCGGTCGAGACCCTTCGCTTCGCTCGAGGGCAAGCGGGGCTCGACCCCTACAAGCCGGCGAAATCGCTCCAACCCTTCTTGGGGTACCTGCCGGAGTCCTTCAGCGCGCGCACCAGGAGATACTCGATCTGGCCGTTGACACTGCGCAGCTCGTCACTCGACCAACGCTGAAGCGCATCAAAAAGCTTCGGATCGATACGCAAAAGAAACGACTTCCGTCTTGCCACAGAGGCCCTCCTCGGGCGGCAGCGATCAGTTGTGGAGCGTGCCGGTGTTCACCACCGGTTGCGTGTGCCGATCACTACAGAGAACGACGAGAAGGTTGCTCACCATTGCCGCCTTGCG
Encoded proteins:
- a CDS encoding DUF2461 domain-containing protein, coding for MSQAHFSPALFKFLKDLAANNDRDWFQANKERYEDELREPARTFISDFGPQLRKISPHFRADPRKVGGSLFRIHRDVRFSKDKSPYKTHTGIQFRHKAGKDAHAPGFYLHLEPGSCFAGVGIWHPDGESTKKIRSFLVENTSRWKGTTGAKRFRETFELTGDSLKRPPRGIDPDHPLIEDLKRKDFIGVHKISQKDITAPSFLTHYTDLCRTGSAFVKALCEAVGVDY
- a CDS encoding arsenate reductase (glutaredoxin), with translation MLEEHGIDFDYREYRKEPLSEAEIRHVLALLEVGPKDVLRRRDKAFRELGLSGDEPDSILIAHMAAHPTLLQRPIGVVGDRAVIGRPVENLLSLVD